The following are encoded together in the Parabacteroides chongii genome:
- a CDS encoding gliding motility protein GldB translates to MNCKTLLTFLMIVCFCSCNGQNTNANNITDATPMPVNRFDKALYELICSDDTTLNQQLLNQYPQMTEILGKGILNMQSPDLPGFFTKLENFYSEPTLKKLYADAIAKYESVTEMEQSLSNAFAWVHEKFPAMQIPALYMHVSGLNQNVLVGDSLLSISIDKYMGQDYPLYQDFFYDYQLRKMQPSHIVPDYVAGWLMSEYPFTGKENVLLDRMVYEGKIKYLVLSALPDMSPAQLFGYTDEAWEWCKNNEANLWKAIVERKHLYTPDQMATTKYFEDMPAQFLASDAPGNIGSWVGLQIILKYMNETNATPEALMKNENAQDILTLSKYKP, encoded by the coding sequence ATGAATTGTAAAACACTCCTGACATTCCTTATGATCGTCTGCTTTTGTAGTTGTAACGGACAAAATACAAACGCAAACAATATCACGGATGCGACTCCGATGCCTGTTAACCGGTTCGATAAAGCGTTGTATGAACTGATTTGTTCCGATGACACCACGCTCAATCAGCAGTTATTAAATCAATATCCTCAAATGACAGAGATTCTGGGGAAAGGTATTCTGAATATGCAGTCACCGGATCTGCCCGGCTTTTTCACCAAGTTGGAAAACTTTTATTCGGAGCCGACCCTGAAAAAGCTCTATGCGGATGCTATTGCAAAATACGAATCGGTAACAGAGATGGAACAATCACTTAGTAATGCATTTGCCTGGGTACATGAAAAATTTCCGGCAATGCAGATTCCGGCTTTATATATGCACGTTTCCGGTTTAAATCAGAATGTGCTGGTCGGAGATAGTCTATTGTCTATTTCCATCGATAAATATATGGGGCAGGATTATCCGCTATACCAGGATTTTTTCTATGATTATCAACTTCGCAAGATGCAACCGTCACATATAGTTCCCGATTATGTCGCAGGTTGGCTGATGTCCGAATATCCTTTCACCGGCAAAGAGAATGTACTACTCGACCGGATGGTCTATGAAGGTAAGATCAAATATCTGGTTTTATCTGCCTTACCGGATATGTCTCCCGCCCAATTGTTCGGTTACACGGACGAAGCATGGGAATGGTGCAAAAACAATGAAGCAAATCTTTGGAAAGCGATTGTCGAACGTAAACATTTGTACACACCGGATCAGATGGCTACTACAAAATATTTTGAAGATATGCCCGCACAATTCCTGGCAAGCGATGCTCCCGGCAATATCGGAAGCTGGGTAGGACTGCAAATCATTCTGAAGTATATGAATGAAACCAATGCAACCCCCGAAGCACTGATGAAAAACGAAAATGCACAGGATATACTGACTCTATCCAAATATAAACCATAA
- a CDS encoding aldo/keto reductase produces the protein MNRRKFIRTGVAGVAGLSLAQVGWADMQRVLPSDVTVDKVELGKTGLEVSRIALGTGTKGWNYESNQTRIGMDNFLKLAHHGYERGIRFFDMADMYGSQPFVGKALKELPREKVTLMTKMWTYDDGSEKREPVRKTLDRFRQEAGTEYFDILLMHCMTSGDWPETRKFYMDGLAQAKEEGIVKAVGISCHNWEAMKEAADNPWCDIILARLNPFQSHMDGTPEDVNALLGKARENGKGIMGMKIFGEGKHVADDERERSIRFAVTGSNLHCMTLGLESIAQMDDAIERVMRNVKNIR, from the coding sequence ATGAACAGAAGAAAATTTATCCGGACAGGTGTTGCCGGAGTAGCTGGTTTGTCGCTGGCACAGGTTGGTTGGGCTGATATGCAGCGGGTACTTCCTTCCGATGTGACGGTCGATAAAGTGGAGTTAGGTAAAACAGGACTGGAAGTTTCCCGTATCGCTTTGGGTACCGGAACAAAAGGATGGAATTATGAATCCAACCAAACCCGTATCGGAATGGATAATTTCCTGAAACTGGCTCATCACGGCTATGAAAGGGGAATCCGTTTCTTCGATATGGCCGATATGTACGGTTCCCAGCCTTTCGTGGGTAAGGCCTTAAAAGAACTGCCTCGTGAAAAAGTAACTCTGATGACAAAGATGTGGACGTATGATGATGGATCGGAGAAAAGAGAACCAGTCAGGAAAACCCTCGACCGTTTCCGTCAGGAAGCCGGTACCGAATATTTCGATATCTTACTGATGCATTGCATGACCAGCGGTGACTGGCCTGAAACACGTAAATTCTATATGGACGGTCTTGCCCAGGCAAAAGAAGAGGGTATTGTGAAGGCTGTCGGAATATCTTGCCATAACTGGGAGGCTATGAAGGAAGCAGCCGATAATCCGTGGTGCGATATTATTCTGGCCCGTCTGAATCCTTTCCAAAGCCATATGGACGGAACACCTGAAGATGTGAATGCTCTTTTAGGTAAAGCGCGCGAGAATGGGAAAGGTATCATGGGTATGAAAATATTTGGTGAAGGAAAGCATGTTGCAGACGATGAACGCGAACGTTCGATCCGTTTTGCTGTTACCGGGAGCAATTTGCATTGTATGACGCTCGGCCTGGAGTCGATTGCCCAGATGGATGATGCTATTGAAAGGGTAATGAGGAATGTAAAGAATATCAGATAG
- a CDS encoding ATP-binding protein, translating to MYFKDIIGQEEIKKQLIHSAHTGVVPHAQLFTEQGGAGAFPLALAYARYLNCTHRTETDACGTCPSCLKYNELAHPDLHFVFPIVAKKEKKKEVCDDYLSEWRGFLKDRPYFNIDGWLDYIDAGNSQAIIYSKESDEIIRKLNLKIYEATYRILMVWLPEKLHPTCANKLLKVIEEPPLNTVILMVSEIPDQVLGTILSRAQRINVRSIHPEAITAAMMAQFGLASDDAKHVAHLANGNYLKAVEAISLSEENSFYLEQFKTMMRNSWARNVKGMKAMGDILAGIGRERQKNFLQYCQHLIRENFMYRFQSPDLNYMNMDEAGFAVKFAPFVNERNVFDIMEELAKAERHITQNVNAKMVFFDLSLRLTVLIKR from the coding sequence ATGTATTTCAAAGATATAATCGGTCAGGAAGAAATAAAGAAACAACTTATCCATTCGGCACATACAGGTGTCGTACCACATGCCCAGTTATTTACGGAACAGGGAGGTGCTGGTGCTTTTCCTTTGGCTCTGGCTTATGCCCGCTACCTGAATTGCACCCACCGGACAGAGACGGATGCTTGCGGAACCTGTCCATCCTGCCTGAAATATAATGAACTGGCACACCCTGATTTGCATTTTGTCTTTCCTATCGTTGCCAAAAAAGAAAAGAAAAAAGAAGTCTGCGACGATTATCTGAGCGAATGGCGTGGTTTCCTCAAAGATCGTCCCTATTTCAATATAGACGGATGGCTCGACTATATCGATGCAGGCAACTCACAGGCTATCATCTATTCAAAGGAAAGCGACGAGATCATCCGCAAGCTGAATCTGAAAATATATGAAGCCACTTATCGCATCCTGATGGTCTGGCTGCCGGAAAAACTACATCCTACCTGTGCGAACAAACTCCTGAAAGTGATAGAGGAGCCTCCTTTGAACACCGTCATATTGATGGTTTCGGAAATACCCGATCAGGTATTGGGCACTATCCTGTCACGTGCCCAGCGGATCAATGTCCGTTCCATCCACCCCGAAGCGATAACGGCTGCTATGATGGCACAATTCGGTTTGGCTTCAGACGATGCCAAGCATGTGGCTCATCTGGCAAACGGCAATTACCTGAAAGCCGTGGAAGCGATCAGTCTGAGTGAAGAGAACAGCTTCTACCTGGAGCAATTCAAAACAATGATGCGCAACTCCTGGGCGCGGAATGTAAAAGGGATGAAAGCAATGGGAGATATCCTTGCCGGCATCGGACGCGAACGCCAAAAGAACTTCCTGCAATATTGCCAGCATCTGATCCGCGAAAACTTCATGTACCGTTTCCAGTCGCCCGACTTAAACTATATGAATATGGATGAAGCCGGCTTCGCCGTCAAGTTCGCTCCTTTCGTAAACGAACGGAATGTGTTCGACATCATGGAAGAACTGGCTAAAGCGGAACGCCACATCACACAGAATGTGAATGCCAAGATGGTCTTTTTCGATCTTTCATTGCGGCTTACGGTTTTGATAAAACGATAA
- a CDS encoding LutC/YkgG family protein — MSSKESILSRIRSHTGTRYEQPEITLDAIHYEDKTGQFSESLKAAGGAAVVLQVGEDINELIRKHFPDAKRIASNLSKITCATFDPDSVSDPRELNNTDLAIVEGCFGVAENGAVWITQQVKHKALYFISTGLVILINKEDLVNNMHEAYQRVEGTDYKYGFFVSGPSKTADIEQALVFGAHGPMNVLVVLK; from the coding sequence ATGAGTAGTAAAGAATCTATATTATCCCGTATCCGTAGTCATACCGGTACTCGTTACGAGCAGCCGGAAATCACATTGGATGCCATTCATTATGAAGATAAAACCGGACAGTTTTCCGAATCGTTAAAGGCTGCGGGTGGTGCGGCCGTTGTTCTGCAAGTGGGGGAAGATATCAATGAGCTGATCCGGAAACATTTTCCTGACGCGAAACGTATTGCGTCGAATCTGTCTAAAATAACTTGTGCCACTTTCGATCCTGATTCGGTATCCGACCCCAGGGAATTGAATAATACGGACCTTGCTATTGTGGAGGGTTGTTTCGGGGTTGCCGAGAATGGTGCCGTATGGATTACGCAGCAAGTAAAACATAAAGCACTTTATTTCATCTCGACCGGATTGGTGATCCTTATCAATAAGGAAGATTTGGTTAATAATATGCACGAAGCTTATCAGCGGGTGGAAGGTACAGACTATAAATATGGCTTTTTTGTCTCCGGTCCGTCCAAAACAGCCGATATAGAACAGGCATTGGTATTCGGTGCACATGGACCGATGAATGTCTTGGTTGTATTAAAATAA
- a CDS encoding MATE family efflux transporter — protein MQFTNKQIWQITYPVLISLLMEHMIGLTDTAYLGRVGEVELGASALAGVYYLVIYMLGFGFSVGAQVLIARRNGAHDYTRIGPVFMQGTLFLLLLAAVLFTASHLYSPLILRKLIGSDDVYRATMSYVDWRVYGFFFSFIAVMFRAFYVGITKTKILTANSVVMVLTNVVLNYILIFGKFGFPALGIAGAAIASSISEAVSVLFFIIYTWKKIDYKKYAMFSFVGIDFRMLKQILNVSVWIMVQHGIAFVGWFIFFVVMEHQGERPLAVTNVVRSISSFLFMFVNAFASTSSSLVSNLIGSGKSDQVLGLCGRMIRLCYFFVLPLAILIALFPDLVLRIYTDNPDLIQNSVPSLWVMLSSYLLAVPAFIYFFSVSGTGNTQVALWIDMASIFVYVSYTFMVGIWLHADVAVCWTTEHVYNMMLLISFFYLWKGNWRNKRL, from the coding sequence ATGCAATTTACGAATAAACAAATCTGGCAGATTACCTATCCTGTACTTATCAGTTTGCTGATGGAGCACATGATCGGGTTGACCGACACGGCTTATTTGGGTCGGGTAGGAGAGGTTGAATTAGGTGCATCGGCATTGGCCGGTGTGTATTACCTGGTTATTTATATGTTGGGGTTCGGCTTCAGTGTCGGAGCGCAGGTTCTGATTGCCCGGCGCAACGGTGCTCACGATTATACACGGATCGGTCCGGTCTTTATGCAAGGGACACTTTTTCTGTTGTTACTTGCGGCGGTTTTATTTACCGCATCTCATTTATATTCTCCGTTGATCCTCAGGAAACTGATTGGTTCGGACGATGTGTATCGGGCTACCATGAGTTATGTCGACTGGCGTGTGTATGGCTTTTTCTTCTCTTTTATTGCCGTCATGTTCAGGGCATTTTATGTGGGTATCACCAAGACAAAGATATTGACTGCCAATTCAGTCGTGATGGTATTGACCAATGTTGTCCTGAATTATATCCTGATATTCGGTAAGTTCGGTTTTCCTGCATTGGGAATTGCCGGTGCTGCGATTGCTTCCTCTATTTCAGAGGCGGTGTCGGTCCTGTTCTTTATTATTTATACCTGGAAGAAGATCGATTATAAGAAATATGCGATGTTCAGTTTTGTGGGGATCGATTTCAGGATGCTCAAACAAATATTGAATGTGTCTGTCTGGATTATGGTACAGCATGGTATTGCATTCGTGGGGTGGTTTATCTTCTTTGTGGTGATGGAGCATCAGGGAGAACGTCCGTTGGCTGTTACGAATGTGGTGAGGAGTATTTCTTCTTTTCTTTTTATGTTTGTGAATGCGTTTGCTTCCACATCCAGCTCGCTGGTAAGTAACCTGATCGGTTCCGGTAAATCGGATCAGGTCCTGGGATTATGCGGACGTATGATACGGCTTTGTTATTTCTTCGTGCTGCCGTTAGCTATATTGATCGCCTTGTTCCCGGATTTGGTTTTGCGCATCTATACGGATAATCCGGATCTGATCCAAAATTCTGTACCCTCGTTGTGGGTGATGCTTTCTTCTTATCTGCTAGCCGTACCGGCGTTCATTTATTTTTTCAGTGTTTCGGGTACGGGGAATACGCAGGTGGCTTTATGGATCGATATGGCAAGTATCTTTGTGTATGTGTCCTACACGTTTATGGTCGGTATCTGGTTACATGCCGATGTTGCCGTTTGCTGGACAACGGAGCATGTTTATAATATGATGTTGCTGATTTCTTTCTTTTATTTGTGGAAAGGAAACTGGCGAAATAAAAGGTTATGA
- a CDS encoding ABC-F family ATP-binding cassette domain-containing protein, producing MCISVQQLCYIHADKEPLFQNISLTVNEGEQLSLVGNNGSGKSTLLRIIEGSLKPSSGEVVCSSKPYYVPQHFGQYDQLTVVQALLVESKINALHAIIAGDASADNFTVLDDDWNIEERSLAALSSWGLEHIRLDQSMSTLSGGEKTKVYLAGIQIHSPEIILMDEPTNHLDVNSRKKLYSFIESSRATMLIVSHDRTLLNLLPYTCELERSKITLYGGNYDFYKEQKEVALTALQNQLSEKEKELRLAKKIARETLERKSKSSVRGEKAAIKKGIPRIMMGAMKQHAEQSTVKLKDIHDEKMGSINSTITDIQNTLPDMKQMKTDFNSPNLHTGKILITVKDMNFGYGQDGLWKEPLNLQVRSGDRIQFSGNNGAGKTTLLKLLLGELEPTEGTITRADFKYVYIDQEYSIVKPHLTVFEQLEQFNLFAKPEHELKMILSRFLFPVGTWDKNCSKLSGGEKMRLAICCLMVSNSTPDIFVLDEPTNNLDIRSVSIITAAIKDYNGTVLLVSHDLYFVKEIKINRFVELFSSTPVIKI from the coding sequence ATGTGCATATCAGTACAACAGCTTTGCTATATCCATGCGGATAAAGAACCACTATTTCAAAATATCAGTTTGACGGTAAACGAAGGGGAGCAATTATCATTAGTGGGAAATAACGGTTCCGGTAAATCAACTTTGCTACGTATTATTGAAGGAAGTTTGAAACCCTCCTCCGGGGAGGTCGTTTGTTCTTCCAAACCCTATTATGTGCCGCAACATTTCGGTCAATACGATCAGTTGACTGTGGTACAAGCCTTGTTGGTCGAATCCAAAATCAATGCATTACATGCCATTATAGCGGGAGATGCGTCGGCCGATAATTTTACCGTTCTGGATGATGACTGGAATATTGAAGAACGAAGCTTGGCCGCTCTTTCCTCCTGGGGATTGGAACATATCCGGCTGGACCAATCGATGAGTACATTGAGCGGCGGTGAAAAGACGAAAGTGTATTTAGCCGGTATTCAGATACATTCTCCTGAGATCATCCTGATGGACGAACCGACCAACCATTTGGATGTAAATAGCAGAAAGAAACTTTATAGCTTTATCGAGTCGAGCCGTGCCACCATGCTTATTGTCAGCCATGACAGGACACTGCTCAACCTGCTGCCTTACACCTGTGAACTGGAAAGAAGTAAGATTACATTGTATGGTGGAAATTACGACTTTTATAAAGAACAGAAAGAGGTCGCATTGACAGCCTTGCAGAATCAATTGAGCGAGAAAGAAAAAGAGTTGCGGTTGGCAAAGAAGATTGCCCGGGAAACACTTGAAAGAAAGAGCAAATCGAGTGTAAGAGGGGAGAAAGCCGCCATAAAGAAAGGCATTCCCCGGATAATGATGGGGGCCATGAAGCAGCATGCCGAACAAAGTACCGTTAAATTGAAGGATATACACGATGAGAAAATGGGTTCGATCAATTCCACCATTACGGATATCCAGAACACGCTGCCGGATATGAAACAGATGAAGACGGATTTCAATTCCCCCAATCTTCATACCGGTAAAATATTGATCACTGTAAAGGATATGAACTTTGGCTATGGTCAGGATGGTTTATGGAAAGAACCGTTGAACCTGCAGGTTCGGAGTGGCGACCGTATCCAGTTCAGCGGAAATAACGGAGCGGGAAAAACGACATTGCTGAAGTTGCTGCTGGGCGAATTGGAACCGACTGAGGGAACGATTACCCGTGCAGACTTCAAATATGTATATATCGACCAGGAATATTCGATCGTGAAACCTCACCTGACGGTTTTTGAACAGTTGGAGCAATTCAACCTGTTCGCCAAACCGGAGCATGAGTTAAAAATGATCCTGAGCCGTTTCCTTTTTCCGGTCGGTACATGGGATAAAAACTGTTCAAAATTAAGCGGTGGGGAGAAGATGAGGCTTGCTATCTGCTGCCTGATGGTCAGTAATAGCACGCCGGATATATTTGTTTTGGATGAACCAACGAACAATTTGGATATCCGGAGTGTTAGTATAATAACAGCGGCCATCAAGGACTACAATGGTACAGTGCTTTTGGTTTCGCACGATCTTTACTTTGTGAAAGAAATAAAAATAAACAGGTTCGTTGAACTTTTTTCTTCAACCCCTGTTATTAAGATATAG
- a CDS encoding lactate utilization protein B — MSTKHSIAAARFIANRKQEAWHDETLWMVRVKRDKMSHSLPEWERLRELACDIKMYSNSHLDTLLEEFEKNAIANGAIVHWAKDAKEHNEIVEKILQQHNAHTLIKSKSMLTEECGMNEYLFGKGYDIVESDLGERILQWMHLHPSHIVMPAIHIKRQEVGEMMERVLGTEKGNSDPTYLTHAVRKNMREKFLTADVAMTGANFAVASTGEIVVCTNEGNADMGTSFPKVHIATFGMEKIVPNQEALGVFTRLLARSGTGQPITSYTSHYRKPQDGGEFHLIIVDNGRSDILAKPDHIRTLNCIRCGECMNTCPVYRRTGGYSYTYFIPGPIGINLGMLKNPEEYSDNVSACSLCLSCSNVCPVKIDLGEQIYRWRQDLDKIGKASSEKKVMSGGMKFLMERPALFNTSLKFAPLVNKSPRFMIYNGLNAWGKGRELPTFAKESFNDMWKKNKIQKP; from the coding sequence ATGAGTACGAAACATTCAATAGCAGCTGCCCGTTTCATAGCTAACAGGAAACAGGAAGCCTGGCACGATGAGACCCTTTGGATGGTACGTGTCAAAAGAGATAAGATGAGTCATTCGCTTCCCGAATGGGAGCGTTTGCGTGAGTTGGCCTGTGATATCAAAATGTATTCCAACAGCCATTTGGATACGTTGCTGGAAGAGTTTGAAAAGAACGCCATAGCCAACGGAGCCATCGTACATTGGGCGAAAGATGCGAAGGAGCACAATGAGATCGTCGAAAAGATCCTTCAGCAGCATAATGCGCATACGCTGATCAAGAGCAAATCCATGCTGACGGAAGAATGCGGTATGAATGAGTATCTGTTCGGGAAGGGGTATGACATCGTCGAGAGTGATCTCGGTGAACGTATCCTTCAATGGATGCACCTTCATCCGAGCCATATCGTGATGCCTGCTATCCATATTAAACGCCAGGAGGTTGGCGAGATGATGGAACGTGTGCTGGGTACGGAGAAAGGCAATTCAGATCCAACTTATCTGACACATGCTGTTCGTAAGAATATGCGTGAAAAATTTCTGACGGCTGATGTTGCTATGACGGGAGCCAACTTTGCCGTTGCTTCGACCGGTGAGATTGTGGTTTGTACCAATGAGGGAAATGCAGATATGGGGACTTCATTCCCTAAAGTTCATATCGCTACATTCGGGATGGAGAAGATCGTTCCCAACCAAGAGGCTTTGGGCGTCTTTACCCGCCTGCTCGCCCGTTCCGGTACCGGACAGCCGATAACCTCTTATACTTCTCATTACCGTAAACCTCAGGATGGCGGTGAGTTTCATCTAATCATCGTAGATAACGGGCGTAGCGATATTTTGGCAAAGCCGGATCATATCCGTACGCTAAATTGTATCCGTTGCGGCGAATGTATGAACACCTGCCCGGTATATCGTCGGACTGGCGGTTATTCCTATACCTATTTTATACCCGGTCCGATCGGCATCAATCTGGGCATGTTGAAAAATCCGGAAGAGTATTCTGATAATGTTTCGGCTTGTTCCCTGTGTTTATCCTGTTCAAATGTCTGTCCTGTAAAGATAGACCTGGGCGAACAGATTTACCGTTGGCGTCAGGATCTGGACAAGATTGGAAAGGCTAGCTCGGAGAAGAAAGTAATGTCGGGCGGTATGAAGTTCCTGATGGAACGTCCGGCACTGTTCAATACATCATTGAAGTTTGCTCCTCTGGTAAATAAATCACCTCGTTTTATGATCTATAATGGATTGAATGCCTGGGGAAAGGGGCGTGAGTTACCGACCTTTGCCAAAGAATCGTTCAATGATATGTGGAAGAAAAACAAGATACAAAAACCGTAG
- a CDS encoding (Fe-S)-binding protein, whose protein sequence is MKIGLFIPCYINAVYPEVGVASYKLLKHLGLDVDYPLDQTCCGQPMANAGFENESLKLALRMEDLFKQYDYVVGPSASCVAFVKENHPGILEKAGHVCQNSSKIYDICEFLHDVVKPEELPSVFPHKVSIHNSCHGVRELHLSSPSEMNIPYFSKLRDLLQLVKDIEILEPKRIDECCGFGGMFAVEEPEVSVCMGHDKVKDHMSTGAEYITGADSSCLMHMQGVIEREHLPIKTIHITQILAAGL, encoded by the coding sequence ATGAAGATAGGACTATTTATCCCGTGTTATATCAACGCGGTGTATCCGGAGGTTGGCGTAGCCTCCTACAAACTCTTGAAGCATTTGGGCCTGGACGTCGATTATCCTTTAGACCAGACTTGTTGCGGCCAGCCGATGGCAAATGCCGGTTTTGAAAACGAATCCCTGAAACTGGCTCTCCGTATGGAAGATTTATTTAAACAGTACGACTATGTGGTCGGACCGTCTGCCAGTTGTGTTGCATTCGTAAAAGAGAATCATCCCGGCATCCTGGAAAAGGCCGGACATGTTTGTCAGAACAGCAGTAAGATATACGATATCTGCGAGTTTCTGCATGATGTAGTGAAACCGGAAGAACTGCCTTCTGTTTTCCCCCATAAAGTGAGTATTCATAACAGTTGCCACGGGGTGCGCGAGTTGCATCTGTCATCTCCCAGCGAAATGAATATCCCATACTTTTCCAAACTGCGTGATCTGTTGCAGTTGGTAAAAGACATCGAGATACTCGAACCGAAGCGCATCGACGAATGCTGCGGTTTCGGAGGAATGTTTGCCGTTGAAGAGCCGGAAGTCTCTGTTTGTATGGGACATGACAAGGTGAAAGACCATATGAGTACCGGGGCCGAATATATCACCGGAGCCGATAGTTCCTGTCTGATGCATATGCAGGGTGTCATCGAGCGTGAACACCTGCCGATAAAGACCATTCATATCACTCAAATATTAGCCGCAGGATTATGA
- a CDS encoding metallophosphoesterase codes for MVLFQIHETDNMMNRRLFLKRTCGGVLLLAASPSLISCDQQQRAVRFGVVTDLHYSRREPYGTRYFPQTMEKLKEAIKVFNNSNLDFVIELGDLKDQDNVPQREQTITYLDEIEKEFQTFRGPVYHVLGNHDMDSISKEDFLQHTSNHGDADKKTYYSFTCNKVKFIVLDANHNPDGTPYDKGNFDWTKAFIPKDQIQWLQEELKDKNKPILIFIHQLLDSFSDISKALCVGNADEVVPLLEENGNILAVFQGHHHSGHYSFRNNIHYWTMRGMIEGELPGNNSFAVVEIGVNNNIRIDGFFNCEDKELNRTV; via the coding sequence ATGGTCTTATTTCAAATCCATGAGACTGACAATATGATGAACAGACGTTTATTTCTAAAAAGAACCTGTGGAGGAGTGTTGCTTCTGGCTGCTTCTCCTTCTTTGATTTCCTGCGATCAGCAGCAACGGGCAGTCCGTTTTGGGGTTGTTACCGATTTGCATTATTCGAGGCGTGAACCTTACGGAACACGTTATTTCCCTCAAACTATGGAGAAGTTGAAAGAAGCTATAAAGGTCTTTAATAACTCAAACTTGGATTTTGTGATAGAGCTGGGGGATCTGAAGGATCAGGACAATGTTCCTCAGAGAGAGCAGACAATTACTTATCTGGATGAAATAGAAAAAGAGTTCCAAACTTTCCGGGGACCTGTTTATCATGTGTTGGGTAACCACGACATGGATAGTATTTCCAAGGAAGACTTTTTACAACATACCTCCAATCATGGTGATGCCGATAAGAAAACATATTACTCATTTACCTGTAACAAGGTAAAATTCATTGTTCTGGATGCAAATCATAATCCGGACGGAACACCTTACGATAAAGGTAATTTTGATTGGACAAAAGCTTTTATCCCTAAAGACCAGATCCAATGGCTGCAGGAAGAATTAAAAGATAAAAACAAGCCGATCCTGATTTTTATACATCAGTTGCTGGATAGTTTCTCTGATATAAGTAAAGCGCTTTGTGTCGGCAATGCGGATGAGGTCGTTCCCTTGCTGGAAGAAAATGGAAATATACTTGCTGTATTTCAGGGGCATCATCATTCGGGGCATTACAGCTTCCGTAATAATATCCATTACTGGACAATGAGAGGGATGATAGAGGGAGAGTTACCCGGGAATAATAGTTTTGCTGTTGTTGAGATTGGTGTGAACAACAACATTCGTATTGACGGTTTTTTTAATTGCGAAGATAAGGAGTTAAATCGTACTGTTTAA
- the metF gene encoding methylenetetrahydrofolate reductase [NAD(P)H], whose amino-acid sequence MKVIDLINGSKTTAFSFEILPPLKGNSIQKVYNVIDRLKEFDPKYINITSHHSEYIYKTLPDGSFQKVNIRKRPGSVAIASAIQNKYGIPAVPHIICKGFTKDETEYALIDLNFLGVYDLLLLRGDVKTLEAGQNTDLYHEHATDLQQQVNDFNKGIAIDGSTFEANETPFSYGMACYPEKHEEAPNMESDIFYLKEKVKNGADYLVTQMFFDNEKYFSFVDRCRAEGITVPIVPGIKPVVLKSQLTVLPKIFRSDIPEPFAAELRKCKNDDEVKAVGVEWCIQQCKDLIAHGVPSLHFYTMMATDSVYKVAKEIY is encoded by the coding sequence ATGAAAGTAATTGATCTGATCAACGGCAGTAAAACGACTGCTTTCTCATTCGAAATACTTCCGCCCTTGAAAGGGAACAGCATACAGAAAGTGTACAATGTGATTGATAGACTGAAAGAATTCGATCCTAAATACATTAATATTACTTCCCATCACAGCGAATACATTTATAAAACGCTTCCCGACGGAAGTTTTCAGAAAGTGAATATCCGCAAGCGTCCGGGATCGGTGGCTATTGCTTCCGCCATTCAGAATAAATACGGCATTCCGGCGGTTCCACATATTATATGTAAGGGATTTACGAAGGATGAAACGGAATATGCACTGATCGACCTGAATTTCCTGGGCGTATACGATTTGTTATTGCTTCGCGGAGACGTAAAAACACTGGAAGCCGGACAGAACACCGATTTGTATCATGAGCATGCTACCGACCTGCAGCAGCAGGTGAATGATTTCAATAAAGGGATTGCTATAGACGGTTCTACTTTTGAGGCTAACGAAACGCCGTTCTCATACGGTATGGCTTGTTATCCGGAAAAGCATGAAGAGGCTCCGAATATGGAGTCGGATATCTTTTATCTGAAAGAAAAAGTGAAGAACGGGGCTGATTATCTGGTTACGCAGATGTTCTTCGATAATGAAAAGTATTTTTCGTTTGTGGATCGTTGCCGGGCAGAAGGCATTACGGTTCCGATTGTTCCGGGAATCAAGCCGGTCGTATTAAAAAGTCAGCTGACTGTATTACCGAAGATCTTCCGCTCAGACATTCCGGAACCTTTTGCAGCCGAATTGCGCAAATGCAAAAATGACGACGAAGTAAAAGCCGTTGGTGTTGAATGGTGTATCCAGCAATGTAAAGATCTGATCGCTCACGGAGTTCCAAGCCTGCATTTCTATACGATGATGGCTACGGACAGTGTCTATAAAGTAGCGAAAGAAATTTACTAA